A DNA window from Haliovirga abyssi contains the following coding sequences:
- a CDS encoding PTS sugar transporter subunit IIA → MGVLKNIINKELIITKCKITDKEELFEKIAGLVLSKGYIEDKDVFLKEIWERENQMSTEIAKGIGMPHIKSDIVKKDFIVVIISKDGIKYGGFNKKVNLIFCIGVGKDSKTYLNIMAKIARFLSKEEIKKSLINSDVPEDVIKLISDFEKVEIVKTKEQKDKYLATIIINKVIEFDKVMELAIETGLVNPTIIDSTYGIRKMFFDIPFLNSFALFSDKNISSKILIGITEDKEYAQRLVGVLKNEGIDIEQEGKGIIFLQKLEDVVGGNDESIEI, encoded by the coding sequence ATGGGGGTTTTAAAGAATATAATAAATAAAGAGTTAATAATAACAAAATGTAAAATAACAGATAAAGAAGAACTTTTTGAAAAAATAGCAGGATTGGTATTATCAAAGGGATATATTGAGGATAAAGATGTTTTTTTGAAAGAAATTTGGGAAAGAGAAAATCAAATGAGTACAGAAATAGCAAAAGGTATAGGAATGCCTCATATTAAAAGTGATATTGTAAAAAAAGATTTTATTGTGGTTATAATATCAAAAGATGGAATAAAATATGGTGGATTTAATAAAAAAGTAAATCTAATATTTTGTATAGGTGTAGGAAAAGATAGCAAAACTTATTTAAATATTATGGCAAAAATAGCAAGATTTTTAAGTAAAGAGGAGATAAAAAAATCATTGATAAATTCAGATGTACCAGAAGATGTAATAAAGCTTATATCTGATTTTGAAAAAGTCGAAATTGTAAAAACTAAAGAGCAAAAAGATAAATATTTGGCTACAATAATAATAAATAAAGTGATAGAATTTGATAAAGTAATGGAATTAGCTATAGAAACTGGATTAGTTAATCCAACAATAATAGATTCAACATATGGAATTAGAAAAATGTTTTTTGATATACCTTTTTTAAATAGTTTTGCTCTGTTTAGTGATAAAAATATATCTTCAAAGATATTAATTGGAATAACAGAAGATAAAGAATACGCTCAAAGATTAGTGGGAGTACTGAAAAATGAGGGAATAGACATAGAGCAAGAAGGAAAAGGCATTATATTTTTACAAAAGTTAGAAGATGTAGTTGGAGGAAATGATGAGAGTATAGAGATATAA
- a CDS encoding CBS domain-containing protein gives MKTIKIKDVRNKITKPLIVEKGKKIEEVANLFLDNKINRTIYVINSKKEMVGYITLKKAVKRLLIDMIDSDFYLKSGNENFYSLSKFASANIVDDIMETDYIGISDKDSLDTAVKIMYKFDVQELPVMNENREVIGDLNVLEIIIGWKKIKEEEK, from the coding sequence ATGAAAACTATAAAAATAAAAGATGTTAGAAATAAAATTACAAAACCATTAATAGTAGAAAAGGGAAAAAAGATTGAAGAGGTAGCAAATTTATTTTTGGATAATAAAATAAATAGAACAATATATGTTATAAATTCAAAAAAAGAGATGGTAGGTTATATTACATTAAAAAAGGCAGTAAAAAGATTATTAATCGATATGATAGATAGCGATTTTTATCTGAAAAGTGGGAATGAAAATTTTTATTCATTGTCAAAATTTGCTTCTGCAAATATAGTTGATGATATTATGGAAACAGATTATATAGGGATTAGTGATAAAGATAGTTTAGATACAGCAGTAAAAATAATGTATAAATTTGATGTGCAGGAATTACCTGTGATGAATGAAAATAGGGAAGTTATTGGAGATTTAAATGTTTTGGAAATCATAATTGGATGGAAAAAGATAAAGGAGGAGGAAAAATAA
- a CDS encoding cation:proton antiporter, whose amino-acid sequence MEISQHLLAHVAIIIILAKIFSGISTKYKQPPVVGMLLIGLLIGPTGFDLIKTNVIIEFFSEIGVILLLFEAGLETDMEGMKKSGKSALIISTNGVIVPFISGILLAKAFHMPLNEVLVIGVIMTATSVSVTVMTLLDMKKFRTVEGMNIMGAAILDDVIGIILLTFIFSFLGQGDKNAMGILGDMVIYVAIASFIAFFVLNKVFEYSRKSSSEDTEVSMGLALSFLYSWGAKISGMAAITGSYFAGLAIGQTKSKNKVDQGIKEIGQSIFVPMFFINIGLTTNLRNGKFNLYFALIFVLVAMISKIVGGSLGAKFSGFNIKRSVAIGIGLVPRGEVALVVANMAMAKHIIGDTVFGAVVLMVIVSAITTPFMLKAAFKN is encoded by the coding sequence ATGGAAATTTCACAGCATTTATTAGCACACGTTGCAATAATAATAATTTTAGCAAAAATCTTTTCTGGAATATCAACAAAATATAAGCAACCTCCAGTTGTAGGAATGCTTTTAATTGGATTACTAATAGGACCAACGGGGTTTGATCTTATTAAAACCAATGTAATAATAGAGTTTTTCTCTGAAATAGGAGTAATACTTCTGTTATTTGAAGCAGGATTAGAAACCGATATGGAAGGTATGAAAAAATCAGGAAAAAGTGCTCTTATTATATCTACAAATGGGGTTATAGTACCGTTTATAAGTGGAATATTATTAGCAAAAGCTTTTCATATGCCATTAAATGAAGTGCTGGTAATAGGAGTAATAATGACGGCTACCAGTGTAAGTGTTACAGTGATGACTTTATTGGATATGAAAAAATTTAGGACTGTAGAAGGTATGAATATTATGGGAGCTGCAATTTTAGATGATGTTATTGGGATAATATTATTAACTTTTATATTTAGTTTTTTAGGACAGGGAGATAAAAATGCAATGGGCATATTAGGAGATATGGTGATATATGTTGCGATAGCTAGTTTTATTGCATTCTTTGTATTAAATAAAGTTTTTGAATATTCAAGGAAATCATCTTCTGAAGATACAGAAGTTTCAATGGGGTTGGCATTGTCCTTTCTCTATTCTTGGGGAGCTAAAATAAGTGGAATGGCTGCAATAACAGGTTCATATTTTGCAGGATTAGCTATTGGACAGACAAAATCTAAAAATAAAGTTGATCAAGGGATAAAAGAGATAGGACAATCTATTTTTGTTCCAATGTTTTTTATAAATATAGGATTAACAACTAATTTAAGAAATGGAAAATTCAATTTGTATTTCGCACTAATTTTTGTTTTAGTTGCAATGATTAGTAAAATAGTTGGAGGTAGTTTAGGAGCAAAATTTAGTGGATTTAATATAAAAAGGAGTGTTGCAATAGGAATAGGATTAGTTCCAAGAGGGGAAGTGGCTCTTGTAGTGGCAAATATGGCAATGGCTAAACATATAATCGGAGATACAGTATTTGGAGCTGTAGTATTAATGGTAATAGTATCGGCAATAACTACGCCATTTATGTTAAAGGCTGCATTTAAAAATTAA